One region of Arthrobacter sp. StoSoilB22 genomic DNA includes:
- the thrB gene encoding homoserine kinase: MESMQPTATDRALVAAGQRLTVKVPGTSANLGPGYDSLGLALSIYDTLTVETLSTGELEFELSGEGAETLPRDASHLVVRAIDLALDRLGYQRSGLKIIADNVNPHGRGLGSSASAVVAAVTAANALVPSESRQDRDWILQLTSEMEGHPDNVAPAIFGGLALSWQDSEQYSSTRADVASSVIPVVAVPDYELATETARGLLPASVGHHAAAMNSGRAALLIHALTADPALLLPGTEDYLHQSYRAQAMRPSADLLAALRGAGHAAVVSGAGPTVMVLANGADQAAAVVEFIEAFTAVNTPDVSWRVMTLAVDVQGARVEVHRR; the protein is encoded by the coding sequence GTGGAATCAATGCAGCCCACCGCGACCGATCGTGCACTCGTCGCGGCAGGCCAGCGGCTGACCGTCAAGGTCCCTGGTACGAGTGCCAACCTGGGCCCCGGTTACGACAGCCTCGGTTTGGCCCTGTCCATCTACGACACCTTGACGGTGGAAACCCTCAGCACCGGGGAGCTTGAGTTTGAGCTCTCCGGTGAGGGCGCTGAGACTCTCCCACGTGATGCAAGTCACTTGGTTGTGCGCGCTATTGACCTTGCCTTGGATCGCCTTGGCTACCAGCGATCGGGCCTGAAGATCATTGCGGATAACGTCAACCCTCATGGCAGGGGGCTGGGATCTTCAGCCTCGGCTGTAGTAGCCGCGGTTACTGCCGCCAATGCGCTGGTCCCTTCGGAATCCCGGCAGGACCGTGACTGGATCCTGCAGCTGACAAGCGAGATGGAAGGGCATCCGGACAACGTCGCACCCGCGATTTTCGGCGGACTGGCGCTGTCATGGCAGGACAGCGAGCAGTACAGCAGCACGCGCGCTGACGTCGCGTCGTCGGTTATTCCTGTAGTGGCAGTCCCGGACTACGAGCTCGCTACTGAAACTGCGCGCGGTCTACTCCCCGCATCGGTTGGTCACCACGCGGCGGCCATGAATTCCGGGCGGGCGGCCTTGCTGATCCATGCGCTCACTGCGGATCCCGCTTTGCTGCTCCCGGGAACGGAGGACTACCTCCACCAGAGCTACCGGGCACAGGCCATGCGGCCCAGCGCCGACCTCCTTGCAGCCCTCCGTGGTGCGGGCCATGCGGCCGTTGTTTCCGGCGCTGGTCCCACAGTGATGGTGCTGGCTAATGGTGCTGACCAAGCCGCTGCGGTTGTTGAATTCATTGAAGCGTTCACGGCGGTCAACACACCCGACGTCAGTTGGCGCGTGATGACGCTGGCTGTGGACGTTCAAGGTGCTAGAGTGGAAGTGCACCGCCGGTAA
- the argS gene encoding arginine--tRNA ligase: MTPEELSAAISACLKDAVATGEIALTESAVPDAVRVERPKNREHGDWATNIALQLSKQAGMNPREFAAVLSNHLQGIPGVTGVEIAGPGFLNITVDAATAGALAKAIVEAGASYGTNKALAGRVVNMEFVSANPTGPLHIGHTRWAALGDAIARVLRASGADVTAEYYINDAGSQMNVFANSVLSRLHGRGVPEGGYPGEYIRELGDEVLKAHPGIRELTDEAALPVIRAAAYEAQMADIKATLAEFGVAFDVFFSEKELHDAGAIESAVARLREQGHVFDDGGAVWLRTTDFGDDKDRVMIRANGEPTYFAADAAYYLSKKDRGFTEKIYLLGADHHGYINRLKAIAACAGDDPEVNIEVLIGQLVSVNGAKLSKRAGNIIELKDLISWLGKDAVRYSLARFPADSPLTLDPELLKKHSNENPVFYVQYAHARSRGTARNAAEAGVERQVDGVDAFDASLLDHATENELLSYLGSYPSIVAKAAELREPHRVARHLEVIAGAYHRWYDACRVSPQGEEPVLDVNRTRLWLNDATSQVLANGLELLGVSAPERM; encoded by the coding sequence GTGACTCCCGAAGAACTCTCTGCTGCCATATCCGCCTGCCTTAAGGACGCCGTCGCTACCGGCGAAATCGCCTTGACGGAATCTGCCGTGCCCGACGCCGTGCGAGTGGAGCGACCCAAGAACCGGGAGCACGGAGACTGGGCCACCAACATCGCCCTGCAACTCTCCAAGCAGGCCGGTATGAACCCCCGTGAATTCGCAGCAGTCCTCAGCAACCATTTGCAGGGCATTCCCGGTGTTACGGGAGTGGAGATTGCCGGTCCGGGCTTCCTGAACATCACCGTAGACGCTGCCACAGCCGGTGCACTCGCCAAGGCCATTGTTGAAGCCGGGGCCAGCTACGGCACCAACAAGGCGCTCGCCGGCAGGGTGGTCAATATGGAGTTCGTTTCTGCGAATCCCACCGGCCCGCTCCACATCGGACACACGCGCTGGGCGGCTCTTGGCGACGCCATTGCCCGCGTCCTGCGCGCCTCCGGTGCCGACGTCACCGCCGAGTACTACATCAACGACGCCGGTTCGCAGATGAACGTGTTCGCGAACTCGGTCCTTTCCCGCCTTCATGGCCGTGGCGTACCGGAGGGTGGCTACCCCGGCGAGTACATCCGCGAACTGGGCGACGAAGTACTGAAAGCCCACCCAGGCATCCGCGAACTGACGGACGAGGCGGCACTGCCCGTCATCCGCGCCGCAGCCTACGAGGCCCAGATGGCTGACATTAAGGCCACGCTGGCTGAATTCGGTGTTGCGTTCGACGTCTTCTTCTCGGAGAAGGAACTGCACGACGCCGGTGCGATCGAATCTGCCGTCGCCCGGCTTCGCGAACAGGGCCACGTATTCGACGACGGCGGGGCCGTATGGTTGCGCACCACCGATTTCGGCGACGACAAAGACCGCGTGATGATCCGTGCCAACGGCGAACCCACCTACTTTGCAGCGGACGCCGCGTACTACCTCTCCAAGAAGGACCGCGGGTTTACGGAGAAGATTTACCTTCTCGGCGCGGACCACCACGGTTACATCAACCGTCTGAAGGCGATTGCAGCCTGCGCGGGCGATGATCCCGAGGTGAACATCGAGGTCCTCATCGGCCAGCTTGTGTCCGTGAATGGTGCCAAACTGTCCAAGCGCGCCGGTAACATCATCGAGCTCAAGGACCTCATCTCATGGCTCGGGAAGGACGCTGTCCGCTACTCGCTCGCTCGTTTCCCGGCTGACTCGCCCCTGACGTTGGATCCCGAACTGTTGAAGAAGCACAGCAACGAGAACCCCGTGTTCTACGTGCAGTACGCCCACGCCCGGTCGCGTGGTACGGCCCGCAATGCTGCCGAGGCCGGGGTGGAACGCCAGGTTGACGGAGTGGACGCCTTTGACGCATCACTTCTGGACCACGCCACCGAAAACGAGTTGCTCTCCTATCTGGGCAGCTACCCGTCCATCGTGGCGAAGGCCGCCGAACTGCGTGAACCGCACCGTGTGGCGCGCCACCTTGAGGTCATTGCCGGCGCTTATCACCGCTGGTACGACGCTTGCCGCGTCTCGCCGCAGGGTGAGGAACCCGTGCTCGACGTCAACCGCACACGTCTGTGGTTGAACGACGCCACCAGCCAGGTCCTCGCCAACGGACTCGAACTGCTGGGCGTTTCTGCGCCGGAACGGATGTAG
- the lysA gene encoding diaminopimelate decarboxylase, translating into MNTDTAHASPLAPGWLAVPEDLNALQAPMWAAGVGKNDAGEVTIDGVSVSELKEQYGTPLFVMSESDFRSRARAFKDAFDAAFADICGGVDVYYAGKSFLCTAVARWVAEEGLRLDTCSGGELAVAARAGIEGPNLGLHGNNKSDAEINRALDMKLGRIVVDSLDELERVAKIASSRGETAKVMLRLTPGVHAHTHEFIATAHEDQKFGLSMAEDSTEEAGLSAAEEAVAAATSYASIELLGLHCHIGSQIFEPDGFAVAAEKLLGFLAAMQAKYSIVMPELDLGGGYGIAYTPVDTPRPAAEIAQAMADVVRAKCAELDITPPRISIEPGRAIVGSTTFTLYEVGTLKTVRVDAPEGEEGQENVTYPRRYVSVDGGMSDNARPVLYDADYSAILASRNSSAAPQLSRVVGKHCESGDIVVRDVYLPADVAAGDLLAVPGTGAYCWALSSNYNYLARPGVVAVRDGAARLIVRGETEEDLLNRDMGVANV; encoded by the coding sequence ATGAACACAGACACTGCACATGCTTCTCCGCTCGCGCCCGGGTGGTTGGCTGTTCCCGAAGACCTCAACGCCTTGCAAGCACCTATGTGGGCGGCTGGGGTTGGGAAGAACGACGCCGGCGAGGTCACCATTGACGGCGTGTCCGTTAGCGAACTCAAGGAACAGTACGGAACCCCGCTGTTCGTCATGAGTGAATCGGACTTCCGCTCCCGTGCACGTGCGTTCAAGGACGCCTTTGATGCCGCCTTCGCGGACATTTGCGGGGGAGTGGACGTCTACTACGCGGGGAAGTCGTTCCTGTGCACTGCAGTGGCCCGCTGGGTGGCTGAAGAAGGCCTTCGCCTGGACACTTGTTCGGGCGGCGAGTTGGCTGTGGCGGCACGTGCTGGTATTGAAGGTCCCAACCTTGGCCTGCACGGCAACAACAAGTCCGACGCCGAGATCAACCGTGCCCTGGATATGAAGCTTGGCCGGATCGTGGTGGACAGCCTCGATGAACTTGAGCGCGTTGCCAAGATCGCTTCCAGCCGCGGCGAGACTGCCAAGGTCATGCTGCGGCTTACCCCCGGCGTGCACGCCCACACCCACGAGTTCATTGCCACGGCCCACGAAGACCAGAAGTTCGGCCTTTCCATGGCCGAGGATTCCACCGAGGAAGCCGGCCTGTCCGCAGCCGAAGAGGCAGTAGCCGCAGCAACCTCATACGCCAGCATCGAGCTGCTTGGCCTGCACTGCCACATCGGTTCGCAGATCTTCGAGCCCGATGGCTTTGCTGTTGCAGCGGAGAAGCTTTTGGGCTTCCTTGCCGCGATGCAGGCCAAGTACTCCATCGTCATGCCCGAACTGGATCTCGGCGGTGGCTACGGGATCGCTTACACCCCCGTGGACACGCCCCGCCCGGCAGCGGAAATCGCGCAGGCAATGGCCGACGTCGTCCGCGCCAAGTGCGCCGAGCTGGACATCACGCCACCGCGTATCTCCATAGAACCCGGACGTGCCATTGTGGGCAGCACAACCTTCACGCTCTATGAAGTCGGCACGCTCAAAACGGTCCGGGTTGACGCCCCTGAGGGCGAAGAAGGGCAAGAGAACGTTACGTATCCGCGCCGCTATGTGTCGGTGGACGGCGGAATGAGCGACAACGCCCGTCCGGTGCTGTACGACGCGGATTATTCGGCAATTCTGGCCTCCCGGAACTCTTCGGCGGCTCCGCAACTGTCCCGCGTAGTGGGCAAACATTGCGAGAGCGGCGACATAGTTGTTAGAGATGTATATCTGCCCGCGGATGTGGCAGCCGGTGATTTGCTCGCAGTACCGGGTACCGGCGCCTACTGCTGGGCCCTCTCCAGCAACTACAACTACCTGGCCCGGCCTGGCGTTGTCGCTGTACGCGACGGAGCCGCCCGGCTGATTGTCCGCGGGGAAACCGAAGAAGATCTCTTGAACCGCGACATGGGAGTGGCGAATGTCTGA
- a CDS encoding homoserine dehydrogenase has protein sequence MSEMRTLKVALLGCGNVGAQVARILIDDAEALAARSGARLELSGIAVRNVDAPREVELPRELFTTDADTLVKDADLVIELMGGIEPARSLILTAIQNGACVVTGNKALLAQDGPTLYEEADKAGVQLSYEAAVAGAIPILRPIRDSLSGDRITRVLGIVNGTTNFILDQMDSTGAQFADALAEAQRLGYAEADPTADVEGHDAAAKAAILASLSFHTRFSLDDVYCEGITKVSAADIASAKEAGFVIKLLAIAEKIDSSDNGSGISVRVHPTLLPREHPLAAVRGAFNAVFIEAENAGELMFYGQGAGGTPTASAVLGDLVSAARRLVLGGPGRTETTTGHVPALAIDASTTSYYIGLDVADQAGVLARIAHIFAENGVSIETMRQTIHRDSASNVESAELKIVTHRASEAALAATVEAVKGLDVINSVTSVLRVEGV, from the coding sequence ATGTCTGAAATGCGAACCTTGAAGGTGGCCCTGCTGGGCTGTGGCAACGTTGGGGCCCAGGTTGCGCGGATTCTGATTGATGACGCCGAGGCCCTCGCCGCACGCAGCGGCGCCCGCCTGGAACTCTCCGGCATCGCCGTCCGCAATGTCGACGCGCCGCGTGAGGTCGAACTGCCGCGTGAACTGTTCACCACCGACGCCGATACCTTGGTCAAGGACGCTGACCTGGTCATCGAACTCATGGGCGGCATAGAGCCTGCACGCTCTCTGATCCTGACGGCCATCCAGAACGGCGCATGCGTCGTTACCGGCAACAAGGCCTTGCTCGCCCAGGATGGCCCCACTCTTTACGAAGAGGCTGATAAGGCCGGAGTCCAGCTGTCCTACGAGGCCGCCGTAGCGGGAGCGATTCCCATTCTGCGCCCTATCCGTGACTCCTTGTCCGGAGACCGCATTACCCGCGTCCTCGGAATCGTCAACGGCACCACCAACTTCATCCTTGACCAGATGGACAGCACCGGCGCACAGTTCGCCGATGCCCTCGCCGAAGCACAGCGTCTTGGCTACGCGGAAGCGGACCCCACTGCCGACGTCGAAGGCCACGACGCTGCAGCGAAGGCGGCGATTCTTGCGTCGTTGTCGTTCCACACCCGCTTCTCCTTGGACGATGTGTACTGCGAAGGCATCACCAAGGTCAGCGCTGCCGACATCGCATCGGCCAAGGAAGCCGGCTTTGTGATCAAACTGCTCGCCATTGCCGAGAAGATCGATTCATCGGATAACGGCAGCGGGATTTCCGTGCGGGTTCACCCCACCCTCCTGCCGCGTGAACACCCGCTGGCAGCTGTCCGTGGTGCGTTCAACGCTGTGTTCATCGAGGCCGAGAACGCAGGCGAACTGATGTTCTATGGCCAGGGCGCCGGTGGGACTCCCACTGCATCTGCCGTGCTGGGGGACCTCGTGTCCGCTGCACGTCGTCTGGTCCTGGGCGGCCCCGGGCGCACTGAGACCACCACGGGCCACGTTCCGGCGTTGGCCATCGATGCCTCCACCACGAGTTACTACATCGGCCTGGATGTCGCTGACCAGGCCGGCGTGCTGGCCCGGATTGCCCACATCTTTGCCGAGAACGGCGTTTCCATCGAAACCATGCGCCAAACGATCCACCGCGACTCTGCCTCGAACGTTGAGTCAGCCGAGCTGAAAATCGTGACGCACCGTGCGTCCGAAGCTGCACTAGCGGCAACCGTCGAGGCCGTCAAAGGCCTGGACGTCATCAATTCTGTAACATCCGTACTTCGGGTAGAAGGGGTCTAA
- the thrC gene encoding threonine synthase, giving the protein MAHQWRGVIREYADRLPVTEATKVITLGEGGTPLVHAQKLSELTGSEVYLKVEGMNPTGSFKDRGMTMAMTAAVEAGAKAVVCASTGNTSASAAAYATAAGLKCAVLVPEGKISMGKLSQAIAHGATLLQVDGNFDNCLDIARKLGESYPVFLVNSVNPARIQGQKTGAFEVVDSLGDAPDIHVLPVGNAGNITAYWKGYKEYSAPFETANGTLPAVSSKTPVMWGFQAAGAAPFVAGHPITEPDTIATAIRIGNPASWETAVAARDESGGLIEAVTDDEILAAHRWLSAKEGVFVEPGSAAGVAGLIKKHAAGEVPSGKTIVITVTGHGLKDPQWALRTEDGSDVQPVKVPNDVVTVATELGLEEN; this is encoded by the coding sequence GTGGCTCACCAATGGCGCGGAGTAATCCGCGAATACGCTGATCGTTTGCCTGTAACGGAAGCCACCAAGGTCATCACCCTCGGCGAGGGCGGCACGCCGCTTGTCCACGCGCAGAAGCTTTCCGAGCTGACCGGCTCAGAGGTGTACCTGAAGGTCGAAGGAATGAACCCTACGGGTTCCTTCAAGGACCGCGGCATGACCATGGCCATGACCGCTGCCGTCGAAGCCGGTGCAAAGGCTGTAGTTTGCGCTTCCACCGGCAACACGTCCGCCTCGGCTGCGGCCTACGCCACTGCGGCAGGCCTCAAATGCGCTGTGCTGGTACCCGAAGGCAAGATCTCCATGGGCAAGCTGAGCCAGGCCATCGCCCACGGTGCCACGCTGCTCCAGGTGGACGGCAACTTCGATAACTGCCTGGATATCGCTAGAAAACTCGGCGAGTCCTACCCCGTATTCTTGGTGAACTCCGTCAACCCAGCGCGTATCCAGGGCCAGAAGACCGGCGCCTTCGAGGTAGTGGACAGCTTGGGCGACGCCCCTGACATCCACGTGCTCCCCGTGGGCAACGCCGGCAACATCACGGCCTACTGGAAGGGCTATAAGGAATACTCCGCGCCCTTCGAGACCGCCAATGGAACACTTCCGGCTGTTTCCTCCAAGACGCCAGTCATGTGGGGCTTCCAAGCCGCAGGTGCCGCGCCGTTCGTTGCAGGCCACCCCATTACCGAGCCCGACACGATCGCCACCGCCATCCGCATCGGCAACCCGGCCTCGTGGGAAACCGCCGTTGCGGCCCGTGACGAATCCGGTGGACTGATCGAGGCCGTCACCGATGACGAGATCCTGGCGGCTCACCGCTGGCTTTCGGCAAAGGAAGGCGTTTTCGTTGAACCCGGCTCCGCTGCCGGTGTCGCGGGCTTGATCAAGAAGCATGCCGCAGGCGAGGTTCCGTCGGGCAAAACCATCGTCATCACGGTTACCGGACACGGACTCAAGGACCCGCAGTGGGCCCTCCGCACCGAAGACGGCAGCGATGTGCAGCCCGTCAAGGTGCCGAACGACGTCGTCACCGTTGCCACAGAACTGGGACTGGAAGAAAACTAA
- the prfA gene encoding peptide chain release factor 1, translated as MFESVQGLLDEHAAIQAQLSDPAVYADQSAARKLGRRSAQLQGIVEAYNKWRGLNDDLEAAKEMADEDPEFAAEVEQLEEQIPAAQERLRRLLIPRDPDDARNVILEVKGGEGGDEAALFAGDLLRMYMRYAESRGWKTEMISATESDLGGYKDVAVAIKGNSNDPAQGVFARLKFEGGVHRVQRVPVTESQGRIHTSAAGVLVLPEVDEPEELEISQNDLKIDVYRSSGPGGQSVNTTDSAVRITHLPTGIVVAMQNEKSQLQNREAGMRVLRARLLAHQQEQIDAANSEQRKSQIRTMDRSERIRTYNFPENRIADHRTGYKAYNLDAVMNGDLEPVIQSAIEADEQARLDAIGE; from the coding sequence ATGTTTGAGTCCGTACAGGGATTGCTTGATGAGCATGCTGCTATTCAGGCGCAGTTGAGTGATCCTGCTGTTTATGCCGATCAGTCTGCTGCCAGGAAGTTGGGGCGGCGGTCAGCTCAGCTTCAGGGCATTGTGGAGGCGTACAACAAGTGGCGCGGGCTCAACGATGACCTGGAAGCTGCCAAAGAGATGGCTGACGAGGATCCCGAATTCGCTGCCGAAGTGGAGCAGCTGGAGGAACAGATCCCCGCCGCACAAGAGCGGCTGCGTCGTCTGCTGATCCCGCGTGATCCGGACGACGCCCGCAACGTCATCCTTGAAGTGAAGGGTGGCGAAGGCGGCGACGAAGCTGCATTGTTCGCCGGCGACCTTCTGCGCATGTACATGCGTTATGCGGAGTCGCGCGGCTGGAAGACCGAAATGATTTCCGCCACTGAATCCGATCTGGGTGGCTATAAGGACGTTGCAGTTGCCATCAAGGGCAACTCCAACGATCCTGCGCAGGGCGTTTTTGCCCGTTTGAAGTTTGAAGGCGGCGTCCACCGAGTGCAGCGCGTACCCGTCACGGAGTCGCAGGGCCGCATTCACACTTCGGCCGCCGGCGTGCTGGTGCTTCCCGAAGTTGATGAGCCCGAAGAACTCGAGATCAGCCAGAACGACCTCAAGATTGACGTTTACCGTTCATCCGGGCCCGGTGGCCAGTCCGTGAACACCACCGACTCCGCTGTACGCATTACTCACTTGCCTACGGGCATCGTTGTAGCAATGCAGAACGAAAAGTCGCAGCTGCAGAACCGCGAAGCCGGCATGCGCGTTCTCCGCGCCCGCCTCCTGGCCCACCAGCAGGAACAGATTGACGCCGCCAACTCGGAACAGCGCAAGTCGCAGATCCGCACCATGGACCGTTCCGAGCGCATCCGTACGTACAACTTCCCGGAAAACCGTATTGCTGACCACCGAACCGGCTACAAGGCCTACAACCTTGATGCCGTCATGAACGGTGATCTTGAACCAGTGATCCAGTCAGCCATTGAAGCTGACGAGCAGGCACGCCTGGACGCAATCGGCGAGTAA
- the prmC gene encoding peptide chain release factor N(5)-glutamine methyltransferase, which yields MTFHQGQSLADAVREATAVLSDAGVPSPRVDAELLADHLLGVGLGRLRALLLGDTPAPEGYRELVEERAGRVPLQHITGVAYFRHLALRVGPGVFIPRPETESVVQLVIDHLSGLQSPKVVDLGTGSGAIAGSIAYEIPGAEVHAVEFSTLAQAWAARNLEPLGVVLIEGDLRDALPEHNGTFDVVVSNPPYIPAEAIPTEPEVALHDPPEALYGGGADGMVLPTAAAASAARLLRPGGYFVMEHAEVQAAWICRMLQRTGRWNNVTTHYDLNGKERATSAILASLSPDE from the coding sequence ATGACGTTTCACCAAGGCCAAAGCCTCGCGGACGCTGTCCGCGAGGCTACTGCTGTCCTGTCCGACGCCGGCGTACCCAGCCCGCGTGTGGATGCCGAGTTGCTTGCCGATCACCTACTGGGCGTCGGCCTTGGTCGTCTCCGTGCCCTGTTGCTCGGCGACACTCCCGCTCCCGAAGGTTACCGGGAACTGGTGGAGGAACGCGCGGGACGCGTCCCCCTCCAGCACATCACCGGCGTCGCATATTTCCGGCACCTGGCGTTGCGGGTGGGTCCGGGCGTTTTCATTCCGCGTCCCGAAACGGAGTCAGTTGTTCAGTTGGTCATCGACCACCTCTCAGGACTGCAAAGTCCCAAGGTGGTGGATCTTGGCACAGGATCAGGTGCGATCGCCGGCTCCATCGCCTACGAAATCCCAGGCGCTGAAGTGCATGCGGTGGAATTCAGCACGCTCGCGCAAGCCTGGGCTGCCAGAAACCTCGAACCGCTGGGCGTGGTACTTATTGAAGGCGACTTACGGGATGCCCTTCCCGAGCACAACGGAACCTTCGACGTCGTCGTATCCAATCCGCCGTACATTCCGGCCGAAGCGATCCCCACAGAGCCTGAAGTTGCACTGCACGATCCACCAGAGGCGCTTTACGGCGGGGGAGCGGACGGCATGGTACTTCCGACCGCGGCAGCTGCCTCAGCGGCCCGTCTCCTCAGGCCCGGTGGCTATTTTGTGATGGAGCACGCGGAAGTCCAGGCTGCATGGATCTGCCGGATGCTGCAAAGAACCGGACGTTGGAACAACGTCACCACGCACTACGACCTGAACGGCAAGGAACGTGCCACCAGCGCGATCCTGGCAAGCCTGTCTCCTGATGAGTGA
- the rho gene encoding transcription termination factor Rho, which produces MTETTELASAVDTTSSAADSSTAATTKSSGLAGLKLAQLQALASQLGISGGSRMRKGDLVTAISAHRAGTSTTKAPAKATAKATAAKETPAAEPKASKETSAPAAVAEEAPAQEAPRGRGRGRSRRATSDGVVAAAEAAAAPVEATAAPEADAPVVVETAEAATERRQPRTRNRRRGEAAAAPAEAAEAPAAEQRADRSEQREQRADRSEQREQRADRSEQREQRADRSEQREQSDSGDQRGERRDNTRGRRDDNNDGDDTGNRRNRRNRRDRNEQNDRSDRSDRRGGQDSRDGNTRSDRFRDRNERRRGRAQGPDVDDVEVTEDDVLLPVAGILDVLENYAFIRTSGYLPGANDVYVSLAQVKKYNLRKGDAVVGAIRAPRDGEDRSQQSARQKFNALVRVTSVNGKTPEELKDRVEFAKLVPLYPSERLRLETDPKKIGPRVIDLVAPIGKGQRGLIVSPPKAGKTLILQSIANAITTNNPEVHLMMVLVDERPEEVTDMQRTVKGEVIASTFDRPADDHTTVAELSIERAKRLVEMGMDVVVLLDSMTRLGRAYNLAAPASGRILSGGVDSAALYPPKRFFGAARNIENGGSLTILATALVETGSKMDEVIFEEFKGTGNMELRLSRQLADKRIFPAVDVNASGTRREENLLSPEEVKIMWKLRRVLSGLEQQQSLELLTNKIRETQSNVEFLMQVQKTTLGAKSDNDK; this is translated from the coding sequence GTGACAGAAACCACTGAGCTGGCTTCAGCTGTGGACACAACATCTTCTGCTGCTGATTCGTCAACTGCAGCAACCACCAAGAGCAGCGGCCTTGCAGGCCTTAAGCTCGCCCAGCTTCAGGCTCTTGCGAGCCAACTGGGCATTTCCGGGGGATCCCGCATGCGCAAGGGGGACTTGGTCACGGCCATTTCTGCACATCGTGCCGGAACGTCCACCACCAAGGCGCCCGCCAAGGCCACGGCCAAGGCAACTGCGGCCAAGGAAACACCGGCTGCAGAGCCAAAAGCTTCCAAGGAAACCAGCGCGCCTGCCGCGGTGGCTGAGGAAGCCCCTGCCCAGGAAGCACCGCGGGGCCGCGGTCGTGGCCGCAGCCGCCGTGCCACCAGCGACGGAGTCGTAGCAGCTGCTGAGGCCGCTGCTGCCCCGGTCGAGGCAACAGCCGCACCCGAAGCTGACGCTCCGGTGGTCGTCGAGACCGCTGAGGCCGCTACGGAGCGCCGTCAGCCACGCACCCGTAACCGGCGCCGCGGCGAAGCTGCCGCCGCGCCTGCCGAAGCAGCAGAAGCACCCGCAGCCGAGCAGCGTGCCGATCGTTCGGAGCAGCGTGAGCAGCGTGCCGATCGTTCGGAGCAGCGTGAGCAGCGTGCCGATCGTTCGGAGCAGCGTGAGCAGCGCGCCGACCGTTCGGAGCAGCGCGAACAGTCCGATTCGGGCGACCAGCGCGGCGAGCGTCGCGACAACACCCGCGGTCGCCGTGACGACAACAACGACGGCGACGATACCGGCAACCGCCGTAACCGTCGCAACCGTCGTGACCGCAACGAGCAGAACGACCGGAGCGACCGTAGCGATCGTCGTGGGGGTCAGGACAGCCGTGACGGCAATACCCGCAGCGACCGTTTCCGTGACCGCAATGAACGCCGCCGTGGTCGCGCGCAGGGACCGGACGTCGACGACGTCGAAGTAACCGAAGACGACGTCCTGCTGCCTGTCGCCGGCATCCTGGACGTACTGGAGAACTACGCGTTCATCCGTACATCCGGCTACCTGCCCGGTGCAAACGACGTCTACGTATCCTTGGCTCAGGTCAAGAAGTACAACCTTCGCAAGGGCGACGCCGTCGTCGGTGCCATCCGCGCACCGCGTGACGGTGAGGACCGCAGTCAGCAGTCCGCCCGCCAGAAGTTCAATGCGCTGGTTCGCGTCACTTCCGTCAATGGCAAGACGCCCGAAGAGCTCAAGGATCGCGTCGAGTTCGCCAAGCTTGTGCCGCTGTACCCGTCCGAGCGTCTGCGTCTCGAAACCGACCCCAAGAAGATTGGCCCGCGAGTCATCGACCTCGTGGCACCGATCGGCAAGGGCCAGCGTGGCTTGATCGTCTCCCCGCCGAAGGCCGGCAAGACGCTCATCCTTCAGTCCATCGCAAATGCAATCACCACCAACAACCCTGAGGTTCACCTCATGATGGTTCTGGTTGACGAGCGACCCGAAGAAGTCACGGACATGCAGCGGACCGTCAAGGGCGAGGTCATTGCCTCCACTTTCGATCGTCCCGCCGACGACCACACCACCGTTGCCGAGCTCTCCATTGAACGTGCCAAGCGTCTCGTGGAAATGGGCATGGACGTGGTGGTTCTGCTGGACTCCATGACCCGCCTGGGCCGTGCCTACAACCTGGCAGCACCGGCCTCCGGCCGCATCCTGTCCGGCGGTGTCGATTCTGCAGCACTGTACCCGCCGAAGCGCTTCTTCGGTGCAGCCCGCAACATCGAAAACGGTGGCTCGCTCACCATCCTTGCAACCGCACTCGTCGAGACCGGTTCCAAGATGGACGAGGTCATCTTCGAAGAGTTCAAGGGCACCGGCAACATGGAGCTCCGCCTTTCCCGCCAGTTGGCAGACAAGCGCATCTTCCCGGCCGTGGACGTCAATGCGTCCGGTACTCGCCGTGAAGAGAACCTGCTCTCCCCTGAAGAGGTCAAGATCATGTGGAAGCTGCGCCGCGTCCTTTCGGGCCTGGAGCAGCAGCAGAGCCTTGAGCTGCTGACCAACAAGATCCGGGAGACGCAGAGCAACGTCGAGTTCCTCATGCAGGTTCAGAAGACGACGCTCGGAGCGAAGTCGGACAACGACAAATAG